From a single Equus asinus isolate D_3611 breed Donkey chromosome 2, EquAss-T2T_v2, whole genome shotgun sequence genomic region:
- the RHOBTB1 gene encoding rho-related BTB domain-containing protein 1 isoform X6: protein MWYQEIKHFCPRTPVVLVGCQLDLRYADLEAVNRARRPLARPIKRGDILPPEKGREVAKELGIPYYETSVFDQFGIKDVFDNAIRAALIARRHLQFWKSHLKKVQKPLLQAPFLPPKAPPPVIRVPECPSTGTNEAACLLDSPLCADVLFILQDQEHIFAHRIYLATSSSKFYDLFLMECEETPNGSKGACEKEKQSRDFEGQALSVDPDEEKEEGTPRTPQANQWKSSSQNLFQQETLGLEAEGSIPETQTLSGWSKGFVGMHKEMQVNPISKRVGPMTVVRMDSSVQPGPFRTLLQFLYTGQLDEKEKDLVGLAQIAEVLEMFDLRMMVENIMNKEAFMNQEITKAFHVRKANRIKECLSKGTFSDVTFKLDDGAISAHKPLLICSCKWMAAMFGGSFVESANSEVYLPNINKISMQAVLDYLYTKQLSPNLDLDPLELIALANRFCLPHLVALAEQHAVQELTKSAMNGVGIDGEVLSYLELAQFHNAHQLAAWCLHHICTNYNSVCSKFRKEIKSKSADNQEYFERHRWPPVWYLKEEDHYQRVKREREKEDIALNKHHSRRKWCFWNSSPAVA, encoded by the exons ATGTGGTATCAAGAAATCAAGCACTTTTGCCCTCGCACACCTGTTGTCCTAGTTGGCTGCCAGCTAGATCTCCGCTATGCTGATCTTGAAGCTGTTAATCGAGCCAGACGCCCTTTAGCGAG GCCCATAAAGAGAGGGGATATCCTGCCCCCAGAGAAAGGCCGAGAGGTGGCAAAGGAACTTGGTATACCGTACTATGAAACGAGCGTGTTTGACCAGTTTGGGATCAAGGATGTGTTTGACAATGCAATCCGAGCCGCGCTCATTGCCCGCCGGCACCTGCAGTTCTGGAAATCCCACTTAAAGAAAGTTCAGAAACCTTTACTGCAGGCACCATTCCTACCTCCAAAAGCCCCTCCACCGGTCATCAGAGTTCCAGAATGTCCATCCACGGGGACGAACGAAGCTGCCTGTTTACTGGACAGTCCTCTGTGTGCCGACGTCCTGTTCATCCTTCAGGACCAGGAGCACATCTTTGCACACCGAATTTACCTCGCTACCTCCTCTTCCAAGTTTTATgatctttttttaatggaatgtgAAGAAACACCAAATGGGAGCAAAGGAGCTtgtgagaaagagaagcagagcagGGATTTTGAGGGGCAGGCATTGAGTGTTGACCCagatgaggagaaggaggagggcacCCCAAGGACACCTCAGGCCAATCAGTGGAAGTCCTCGAGCCAGAACCTGTTCCAACAGGAGACTCTGGGGCTGGAAGCCGAGGGCTCGATCCCAGAGACGCAGACTTTGTCAGGCTGGAGTAAAGGGTTTGTTGGAATgcacaaggaaatgcaagtcaaTCCCATTTCAAAGCGGGTGGGCCCCATGACTGTGGTCAGGATGGACTCGTCAGTTCAGCCAGGCCCTTTCCGGACCCTGCTCCAGTTTCTATATACGGGGCAACTggatgaaaaggaaaaggatttGGTGGGCCTGGCTCAGATTGCAGAGGTCCTGGAGATGTTTGATTTGAGGATGATGGTGGAAAACATCATGAACAAGGAAGCCTTCATGAACCAGGAGATCACGAAAGCGTTTCACGTCAGGAAGGCCAATCGGATAAAAGAGTGTCTCAGCAAGGGGACATTTTCAG ATGTGACATTTAAGTTGGATGATGGAGCCATCAGTGCCCACAAACCGCTGCTGATCTGTAGCTGCAAGTGGATGGCTGCCATGTTCGGGGGGTCATTTGTGGAAAGCGCCAACAGCGAG GTATATCTGCCGAACATAAACAAGATATCAATGCAGGCGGTGTTGGATTATCTCTATACCAAGCAGTTGTCACCTAACTTGGACCTGGACCCACTGGAATTAATTGCCTTGGCAAACAGATTTTGCCTGCCACACTTGGTTGCACTTGCAG aGCAGCACGCCGTTCAAGAGCTGACCAAGTCCGCAATGAATGGCGTGGGCATTGATGGGGAAGTACTCTCTTATTTGGAATTGGCCCAG TTTCACAATGCCCACCAGTTGGCCGCCTGGTGTTTGCACCACATCTGCACCAACTACAACAGTGTTTGTTCCAAGTTCCGCaaggaaatcaaatcaaaatCTGCAG ACAACCAGGAATACTTTGAGCGGCACCGCTGGCCCCCTGTGTGGTACCTGAAGGAAGAAGACCACTACCAGCGTgtgaaaagggaaagagagaaggaagatattGCACTAAATAAACATCACTCAAGAAGAAAGTGGTGCTTCTGGAATTCATCTCCAGCAGTTGCCTGA
- the RHOBTB1 gene encoding rho-related BTB domain-containing protein 1 isoform X5 has product MWYQEIKHFCPRTPVVLVGCQLDLRYADLEAVNRARRPLARPIKRGDILPPEKGREVAKELGIPYYETSVFDQFGIKDVFDNAIRAALIARRHLQFWKSHLKKVQKPLLQAPFLPPKAPPPVIRVPECPSTGTNEAACLLDSPLCADVLFILQDQEHIFAHRIYLATSSSKFYDLFLMECEETPNGSKGACEKEKQSRDFEGQALSVDPDEEKEEGTPRTPQANQWKSSSQNLFQQETLGLEAEGSIPETQTLSGWSKGFVGMHKEMQVNPISKRVGPMTVVRMDSSVQPGPFRTLLQFLYTGQLDEKEKDLVGLAQIAEVLEMFDLRMMVENIMNKEAFMNQEITKAFHVRKANRIKECLSKGTFSDVTFKLDDGAISAHKPLLICSCKWMAAMFGGSFVESANSEVYLPNINKISMQAVLDYLYTKQLSPNLDLDPLELIALANRFCLPHLVALAGGCSSSPFQKYEFQSNRPSTLIPEQHAVQELTKSAMNGVGIDGEVLSYLELAQFHNAHQLAAWCLHHICTNYNSVCSKFRKEIKSKSADNQEYFERHRWPPVWYLKEEDHYQRVKREREKEDIALNKHHSRRKWCFWNSSPAVA; this is encoded by the exons ATGTGGTATCAAGAAATCAAGCACTTTTGCCCTCGCACACCTGTTGTCCTAGTTGGCTGCCAGCTAGATCTCCGCTATGCTGATCTTGAAGCTGTTAATCGAGCCAGACGCCCTTTAGCGAG GCCCATAAAGAGAGGGGATATCCTGCCCCCAGAGAAAGGCCGAGAGGTGGCAAAGGAACTTGGTATACCGTACTATGAAACGAGCGTGTTTGACCAGTTTGGGATCAAGGATGTGTTTGACAATGCAATCCGAGCCGCGCTCATTGCCCGCCGGCACCTGCAGTTCTGGAAATCCCACTTAAAGAAAGTTCAGAAACCTTTACTGCAGGCACCATTCCTACCTCCAAAAGCCCCTCCACCGGTCATCAGAGTTCCAGAATGTCCATCCACGGGGACGAACGAAGCTGCCTGTTTACTGGACAGTCCTCTGTGTGCCGACGTCCTGTTCATCCTTCAGGACCAGGAGCACATCTTTGCACACCGAATTTACCTCGCTACCTCCTCTTCCAAGTTTTATgatctttttttaatggaatgtgAAGAAACACCAAATGGGAGCAAAGGAGCTtgtgagaaagagaagcagagcagGGATTTTGAGGGGCAGGCATTGAGTGTTGACCCagatgaggagaaggaggagggcacCCCAAGGACACCTCAGGCCAATCAGTGGAAGTCCTCGAGCCAGAACCTGTTCCAACAGGAGACTCTGGGGCTGGAAGCCGAGGGCTCGATCCCAGAGACGCAGACTTTGTCAGGCTGGAGTAAAGGGTTTGTTGGAATgcacaaggaaatgcaagtcaaTCCCATTTCAAAGCGGGTGGGCCCCATGACTGTGGTCAGGATGGACTCGTCAGTTCAGCCAGGCCCTTTCCGGACCCTGCTCCAGTTTCTATATACGGGGCAACTggatgaaaaggaaaaggatttGGTGGGCCTGGCTCAGATTGCAGAGGTCCTGGAGATGTTTGATTTGAGGATGATGGTGGAAAACATCATGAACAAGGAAGCCTTCATGAACCAGGAGATCACGAAAGCGTTTCACGTCAGGAAGGCCAATCGGATAAAAGAGTGTCTCAGCAAGGGGACATTTTCAG ATGTGACATTTAAGTTGGATGATGGAGCCATCAGTGCCCACAAACCGCTGCTGATCTGTAGCTGCAAGTGGATGGCTGCCATGTTCGGGGGGTCATTTGTGGAAAGCGCCAACAGCGAG GTATATCTGCCGAACATAAACAAGATATCAATGCAGGCGGTGTTGGATTATCTCTATACCAAGCAGTTGTCACCTAACTTGGACCTGGACCCACTGGAATTAATTGCCTTGGCAAACAGATTTTGCCTGCCACACTTGGTTGCACTTGCAG GAGGCTGCAGTAGTTCTCCTTTTCAGAAGTATGAGTTCCAGTCCAATCGACCATCCACACTTATCCCAG aGCAGCACGCCGTTCAAGAGCTGACCAAGTCCGCAATGAATGGCGTGGGCATTGATGGGGAAGTACTCTCTTATTTGGAATTGGCCCAG TTTCACAATGCCCACCAGTTGGCCGCCTGGTGTTTGCACCACATCTGCACCAACTACAACAGTGTTTGTTCCAAGTTCCGCaaggaaatcaaatcaaaatCTGCAG ACAACCAGGAATACTTTGAGCGGCACCGCTGGCCCCCTGTGTGGTACCTGAAGGAAGAAGACCACTACCAGCGTgtgaaaagggaaagagagaaggaagatattGCACTAAATAAACATCACTCAAGAAGAAAGTGGTGCTTCTGGAATTCATCTCCAGCAGTTGCCTGA